The following nucleotide sequence is from Futiania mangrovi.
GGTCTTTGCCTGGCGGGGTGCGGGTGAGATTGCGCGCGGGCTCGGCCACCTGATCGTCGAGATGGCGACCAAGGGCGCGCTGGTCGGCGCGCAGGTCGCGATCGTGGTGGCGGTGATCGGCGTGATGGTCGACATCCTGGCCGTGACGGGCTTTGCACAGAAGCTGTCGTTCTGGATGCTGGAGCTTGCGGGCGGCAACCTCGCCCTGCTGCTGGCGGTCGCGGCGCTTGCGTGCCTCGCGTTCGGGCTCGGGCTGCCGACGTCGGCCTCCTATATCCTGGTGGCGCTGCTGGGCGCGCCCGCGCTCGTCGACCTCGGCATCCCGCTGCTGGCCGCGCACATGTTCGTGTTCTTCTTCGCGAACGTGTCCGCGATCACGCCGCCTGTCGCCGTCTCCTGCCTCGTCGCGGCGAAGATTGCGGACGCGGGCTTCTTCCGGACGAGCTTCATCGCGGTCAGGCTCGGCCTGCCGGGCTTCATCCTGCCTTTCATCTTCGCGGTGCATCCGGAACTTCTGGGCCTCGACACGACGCTCGCCATGGCAGCGCTGTGGGCGGTGATGGCGCTGGCGGGCGTGGTCGCGCTCAACCTGATGCTCGAAGGCTACATGTTCGCGCCGCTAGGCTGGCTGGAGCGCGCGCTGCTGCTGCCGGCGGCGGCCGGCCTGCTGCATCCCAGCATCTGGGCGTCGGTGATCGGACTTGCGCTCTTTGCCGTGGTGGCGGGCGTGAGCTGGACCCGTTCAACCCGTGAAGCGGCTGCGTGACCCGGGGCCGAGGATTTCGAGGAACCCGCCCAGCGCCTCGGGCAGCCGGTAGAGCATCCTTCCGCCGTCGTCCTCCGCGGGGGCGAGGCCTGCCTCCTCGAAATGCGCCCTCGTGCGCGCGAGGTCGGCGCTACGCAGTGTGAGTGCCGCGATCCAGGGCGCGGGGCAGTCGCAGGGGGCTGCGGGCAGCACCTCGCCCACGCGCGCCGTCTCGGTGAAGGCGAGCCAGCCGCGGTCGTGGGTCAGAACGTTCACGGCCGGCCGGGGCATGCTGCGCGTGCCGCCCGCGAACGCCGCGAACCGCGCGACGGCCTCCGCCGGATCGGGCATGACGAGCAGCGTCCCCTCCAGGCCCAAGATCGCGTTCGGCTGGTCCGTCCAGCGCTCCTGCCAGACGATGTCGGGCGTATGGTGGGCAAGCACCTGGATGCGCCCCTCGGGCATCTTCTCCGGGGGCACGCGAACGACGGAGAAGGCGGCCTCCGCCGTGCCGCCGCCGGGCAGGTCGACCGGGCGGCGCAGCGCCACGGGCGGATCGGGTTCGAACCCGCCCTCGGCCAGCCGCGCCACCGCGGCGTCGAGGTTTCCCGCCACATAGGCGATCAGGTGCAGGCCAGGATACCGCGCGACGGCGGCCTTCAGGCGGTCGGAGAGCGGGGTGGGCGTCACGGCCGTGAGGATTTCCACATAGCCCGCCCGCAGCATGATGCAGCGGTTGGCCGTGCCCGCCGGGACGGGACCGTCCGGACCCTGGTTCCGCTGGTGTGTGAAGGGCGTGAGGACGAAGCCCATCGCCTGCAGCAGCGTTTCCGCCGCGCCCATGTCGGCGACGAAGAACGCGACGTGATCGAGGAAAATGCCGTCGCCCTCGGGAAGTTGCCCCATCTCTTGTCCCATCCCTGCCTGTTTTCCGGGTCTTGCCGCCCGTGATAGCGCGCTCAGGCCTCTGCGGCCAGCGCCGGGGCAGGCGTGCGCGCGCGAAAACGGGCGGTCGCCGGGTCGGCGTCGTAGTGGGCGGCCCATCGGCTTGCGGTGCGTGCGATGTCGGCAACGCCCGCGAGGATGCGGTCGGCTTCTGCGTCGGTGTGCAGATAGCTGAGGTTGAGCCGCACCCAGCCGGGCTTTTCCAACTCGTGACCCGCGGAGAGCCGGTCGAACAGCGCGTCCGACGCCTCCCGGTCGATGCCGAGCAGGCGGTGCGCATAGGGCCCCGCGCACGCACACCCGCCGCGCGCCTGGATGCCGTGCACGTCGCTCAGTATCCGCGTGACGAGTTGATGGTGGACGGGGGCGCCATCCGTGCCGCGCACCCGGAAGGCGAAGATCGGCAGCGCCTTCGGGGACTCTCCCGGCCCCAGCAGGTCGAGGCCGGGGACGTCTCGCCACGCCGCAT
It contains:
- a CDS encoding VOC family protein — encoded protein: MGQLPEGDGIFLDHVAFFVADMGAAETLLQAMGFVLTPFTHQRNQGPDGPVPAGTANRCIMLRAGYVEILTAVTPTPLSDRLKAAVARYPGLHLIAYVAGNLDAAVARLAEGGFEPDPPVALRRPVDLPGGGTAEAAFSVVRVPPEKMPEGRIQVLAHHTPDIVWQERWTDQPNAILGLEGTLLVMPDPAEAVARFAAFAGGTRSMPRPAVNVLTHDRGWLAFTETARVGEVLPAAPCDCPAPWIAALTLRSADLARTRAHFEEAGLAPAEDDGGRMLYRLPEALGGFLEILGPGSRSRFTG